The genome window TTGGATCTTGCTGATTtgatttttgctttccttttattcATCAGGTATATAAGAGCTTGGAAACAAAGCATAACATTTTAACTCAGCATTCATTTGCATAATCATCTTTATATCAGAAACTCAGCCCCACTTCTTCATAATCTTTTTCCAGAGCAGCCAGATCTTCCCTGGCATCTATAAACTCCCCTTGTTCCATGCCTTCTGTGATATACCAGTGCAGAAATGCCTTTTTGGCATACATAAGGTCAAATTTGTGGTCCAGACGGGCCCAGGCTTCCACAATTGCCGTGGTATTGCTCAACATACACACAGCCCGCTGAACCCTGGCTAGATCCCCTCCTGGAATCACTGTAGGTGGCTGATGATTGATGCCCACCTTGAAACCAGTTGGACACCAATCAACAAACTGAACAGAGGTCCTTGACTTCATGGCTGTAATTGCTGCATTCACATCCTTAGGGACCACATCTCCTCTGTACAGTAGGCAGCAAGCCATGTACTTCCCAAGCCGAGGATCACACTTGACCAACTGGTTGGAGAACTCAAAGCAAGCAGCAGTGATGTCAGGCACAGAGAGCTGCTCTTGGTAGGCTTTGTCAGCAGAGATGATGGGGGCAAGGGTTGTGATGGGGAAATGTATTCTGGGATAAGGTACTAGGTTGGTCTGGAATTCGATTAAGTCCACATTCAAAGGCCCCTCAAAGCGGAGTGAAGCAGTAATGGAAGATATCACCTGGGCCATCAACCTATTGATACTAGCATAGGAAGGACGTTCAACACCAAGTTTGTGACGGCAGATGTCATAGACAGCCTCGTTGTCCACCATGAAGGTACAGTCTGAGTGTTCTATGGTGGAATGAGTGGTGAGGATGGCGTTGTAAGGCTCCACTATAGCAGTGGAGACTCTGGGAGATGGATAGACAGAGAACTCCAATTTTGTCTTCTTGCAATACTCTAGTGAGAGTCGCTCCATCAAGAGAGATGTAAATCCCGACCCTGTGCCTCCTCCAAAGCTTCGGTAAATCAAAAAGCCCTGAAGTCCACTGCATTGTTCTGCCTGTGGAAAGAACATGCGATGTGAAAATTCCACCAGAAATATTCAGAGCTAGTGAACTAGATGGTAATGGCAGCATATGAATGCCCAAGGACAAAAGACTCAAAaaagaagctggggagatggccccatcaacaaagtgcttgccttataaGCATGcaggtctgagtttgatcctcagaagctacactgtaaaaaaaaaaaaaaaaaaaaaaaaaaaaaaaaagctggtcaTGGTGCCATGTAGTTATCaccctagcactagggaggtggaggcagacaTATCACCAGGACTTGATGACTATCCGTCTTATCCTGGTTTGCCAGGACCAGGtcataggagaccctgtctcaaacaaacaacaaagtagATGGAATCTGCGGAATGACAGACAAGGGGTCCTCTGGTCCCCACATGCACctgtgtacacaaatacacacagggacacacactttaaaatggtTCAGAATGGCCCCTCTTGCCATAGTCAGCTATACAACAAACATAGCTACTTTGAAATATTCCTGAATGTTCCTTCTGGAGTTGGGAAAGGCTTTAGAGTTTCACTACTAATTGAGCAGTTCTAATTCCAAACTTCAAAATCCTCCAaaatcctctttttttaaaaaatacttacatGATGGCACTAATGGAGAGTCCGTATCTGAGCTCATAGCAAAGTCAACACACTGGCACACTAAAAGTACTGCATAAAATCACCTGAAGCCTATGACTAAAAGGGTTAtttgaaatgtaaatgaattttACATTTGACTTGTTGACTCCCCTAAAATTCATGTGTATATTATATTTGCATGCGCATGCAAATATACCAAAACCTGGAGAAAATACCCATCCAAGTACTTCTGGTCCCACTCATTCAGATAAGGGAAGCTCGGCCTATAGGAGCAATTGACCACCTTTCATTGTTTTCCATGAATTTATCTAGATATGATCTGAAGGTTttgtcaataataaataaaagaaaattatcaacATACAGAAGCAAAATAAAGTCCCCTCCACAGGAGACAGCGTACCTCTTAAGCTACACACTACATCCAGGATGATATGAAAGGCACTATGTTGCCAGTGGTTACATCAAACCAAACTTAACAAAGGATCTGCAGATTCAAACCCTTAAAGAACTATGAGAAAGAGCAGTAAGTATCCTTCACAAAGGTCTGCCCCTTGTCATCTTCACAAGTAGTAGTGACTATTGGAAAACAGTACATTTTAGAGAGCTTTGGGAATCTCTgctaacatacacatataccctGCAATAGTAGGAACAAGGGTGATGGGAAGCTGCCTGCCAATTGTAAAGGCTTCCCATGTAGCAGTGTAACCAAAGCCAACATCAGGACACCTAAGTATCTCCAGGAGGCCCAGAgtgagagggctggggagggaagaggcCAGCAAGTAAGGCTGGTAACAGCTACCACAAGATCATGAGCATCCAGCATGAACCATTCATAGCTGAAGAGGAGCCACTTGCCAGCTTTCGGATCCTTTCTAGCACAAGCTCGATGACCTCTGAGCCCACAGAGTAGCGACCTCGTGCATAGTTGTTTGCAGCATCCTCCTTTCCATTCACAAGCTGTTCTGGGTGGAAGAGTGAGTGGTACTTCCCCACACGGATCCCATCTGCAGAGAGGGAGGTGTGGTCAGTGCTTGCATTCACACTAACTGCTGGCCCCTTCCTAACCCTGACAGGTCCTTTTCCCATGTTAGGGTTATGGCAAAGGAATGGAATTTATTCCACAGAAATGGCTTTTCTtagtctagaaaaacaaagaaatcttctTGTTGGTGTTGTTAGGCAAGGTACTATGTATTCCAAAAGACCTTGAACttttcatcctcctgcttccacttccggggggggggggctagaattacaggtgtgcactaccatatcTGCTTTAATGTTGAGCTTAGGAACTGATTACGGGATTcctacatgttaggcaagcactgtaccaactgagctacatctccaatagtttcttactttttttgttcATAATACCCAGCAGAGCAATACTTAGCCTGTATATACACATCTTTGGCCTTACTCTTTTTTACCCTATCCacttaaat of Peromyscus leucopus breed LL Stock chromosome 5, UCI_PerLeu_2.1, whole genome shotgun sequence contains these proteins:
- the Tubal3 gene encoding tubulin alpha chain-like 3, producing MRECLSIHIGQAGVQIGDACWELYCLEHGIQPDGFILDSQHDHLENTKMEHRNASLDTFFHETRAGKHVPRALFMDLEPTVIDGIRVGKYHSLFHPEQLVNGKEDAANNYARGRYSVGSEVIELVLERIRKLAKQCSGLQGFLIYRSFGGGTGSGFTSLLMERLSLEYCKKTKLEFSVYPSPRVSTAIVEPYNAILTTHSTIEHSDCTFMVDNEAVYDICRHKLGVERPSYASINRLMAQVISSITASLRFEGPLNVDLIEFQTNLVPYPRIHFPITTLAPIISADKAYQEQLSVPDITAACFEFSNQLVKCDPRLGKYMACCLLYRGDVVPKDVNAAITAMKSRTSVQFVDWCPTGFKVGINHQPPTVIPGGDLARVQRAVCMLSNTTAIVEAWARLDHKFDLMYAKKAFLHWYITEGMEQGEFIDAREDLAALEKDYEEVGLSF